CTTCGGCGGGATGTTCGGCCAGCAGGGCGGGCAGCGTGTCCGCTTCGGCCAGGGCGGTACCCGCGGTGGTGCCGGCGGCTTCGAGGACATCCTCGGCGGAATGTTCGGCGGCGGTCAGGGCTTCGGGCAGTCGTCCGGCGGCTTCCGCGGCTTCGGTGGTCCGACCAAGGGCCGCGACGTCACGGCGTCGACGACGCTCGACTTCACCACCGCGATCGCCGGTGACACCGTCAAGCTCTCGCAGGGCAACGGCCGACCGGTGAACGTCCGCATCCCCGCGGGCGTCGCTGACGGGCAGAAGATCCGCCTGCGCGGGCGCGGCGAGCCGAGTCCGGACGGCGGAGAGGCCGGCGACCTGGTCGTCAGCGTCTCCGTCCGCAAGCACCCGGTCTTCGAGCGCGACGGGCAGCACCTCCGCGTGGACGTCCCCGTGACGTTCGTCGAGGCGGCGCTCGGCGCGACGATCCAGGTGCCGACGCTCGGCGGCGAGCCCGTCAAGCTCAAGGTCGCCCCCGGCACGCCGTCCGGCCGCGTCCTGCGCGTCAAGGGACGCGGGGTCACGACCAAGAGCGGCACCGGTGACCTGCTCGCCACCGTGCAGGTCGCGGTGCCGTCGCACCTGTCGGACAAGCAGCGCGAGGCCGTCGAGGCCCTCCGCGCCGTCCTGCCCGACGAGGACCCCCGCGAGGACCTCCTCGCCAAGGCGCGCAGCTAGCGCTGCGCAACCAGCACGACAACCGGCCTGGAGGCTCGGCGCGGCTCCGTCAGGAAGCCGCACCGGGCCTCCAGGCTGGTTCTGCACCACGAGGACGACGGAAAGGAACCAGCCATGACCGACATGGACGAGAACTCGCCCGTCCTCGCGATCGCGGTGGCGGCGGAGCTCGCCGAGATGCACCCGCAGACGCTGCGGCAGTACGACCGGCTCGGCCTGGTCGTGCCGGGCCGCACCCGCGGTGGCTCGCGCCGCTACTCGATGCGCGACGTCGCGCAGCTGCGCGAGATCGCGCGACTCGGGTCCGAGGGGGTGTCGCTGGAGGGGATCCGGCGGGTGCTCGACCTCGAGAACGAGAACCTGGTGCTCCGCGACCGCGTGCGCGAGCTGGAGCGGGCGCTCGCCGATCAGCTCATCGCGCGCCCGGGCGCCCGTGTCTTCGCGGCGACAACCACCGGCGCTGCAGTCCCGCTGCGCGCGGGCATGCGACCGCAGCGGAACACCGCGGTCGTGCTGTACCGCCCCCAGCGCTGAGGTCAGTCGACCGGCGGGCCGAAGAGGTCGCGGCGAACACCGTCGACAGCGGTGCAGCGGGGGAGCGACGGGCGGTCGTCCTCGGGGGAGCAGCGACCGGGACGGTGCGCCCGGGCCGTGTCGATGACCGAGCGGATGCAGGACGCGCACACGTCAGGACCGCCCACGGTCGGGGTCGGGGAGCAGGTGGACCGTCCAGGTCGCCCGCTCCGCGAGCCGTCCGTCGCGGCAGTCGACCGCGACGCGGAGCGCGACGAGGCCGTTCCGGATGTGCTCCCAGGGCAGTGCGCTCCGGATGTCGTCGTGCCGCAGGCGGTACGTCAGGCCGTCGAGGGTCCCGCTCAGGGCCGCCACGAGGAGGGGGTTGTCGCACGCCGCGAGGAAGGTCCGGTAGACCGGGGTGATCGCGTCCGAACCCCACTGCCACGTGGGCATCGCCATGCAGTCGAGCACGAGCCCGATGCGCCGGAAGAGCGCGGCGCGGTCGCGGTCCCCGAGGTCGCCGATCGTGGTGCGGACGACGCCCCCGAAGAGCAGTCCGAGCGTCTGCAGCGTCGGGATGAGTTCGTCGCGGCGCGGGACCGTGACGCGCGTGTACCGGTTCGGCCGGAACTCGACGAGACCGAGGTGCCCGAGGTCCGACAGTGCTTCCCGCACCGGCGTCCGGGAGCACCGGAGCCGGAGCGCGAGCTGTTCGTCGTCGAGCAGGGTCCCCGGGGCGAGCGCCCCGCTCATGATCTCGGTCCGCAGGCGTTCCCGCGCCTGGTCCCGCAGGCGGGGACGCCGGCCGGCGTCTGGCGAAGCGAACATCGGCCCCTCTCGCTCGTCCTGCCGTTGCTCGTCGCGCAACGGTCTCCTCCGAGCGTAGGGGCTTGGGATACCACCGGCACCGGTGATATACCGCTGCCGTGCGCACCGGCGCGGCTCCGCACCGTCGTCTGAGTACCCTGGGGCCGTGCCATTCGACTTCGCCGACCACTTCCGGCGCTCCCCGGTCAGGGACGAGCCCGACCTCGTCGCGATCGACGGCACCGACCGCTTCATGCTCGACGAGGCACCGCACGTGCACGGGGACGCGCTCCGGCAGCCCGGTGAGGTCGCCGTCGTCGACGACCGGTACGGGGTGCTGACCCTCGGAGCCATGACCGTGCACGGCGCGTCGGGCGTCCGGGTCGTGCAGGACTCGCTCGTCGGGGTGCGGGCGCTGCAGGCGAACGCCGGCACCTTCGGCCGGAGCGGCTTCGTGCTGACCGAGACGCTCGAGCAGGCCTTCCGCGACGTCCGCCTGGTGCTCCTCCGGCTGTCGAAGTCGAACGACCGGCTCGACGAACTCGCACGCGCCGTCGCCCGCTGGGCGGCGCCCGACGTGGTCCTGCTCTGCGGCGGGGTCTCGAAGCACATGAACCTGTCGCAGAACGACGTCCTGCGCCGGTACTTCGGCGAGGTCACCGCGTCACGGGGTCGCGGCAAGTCGCGGCTGCTCATCGCGCAGGACCCGCTCCGTGCGACGGCGGTGCGCGCGGACGCGACGAACCCCTGGCCGCGGTCCGTGCACGTCGACGAGCTCGGGATGACGCTCGTCGCGCACGGCGGCGTCTTCGCGGGGACGTCGCTCGACCAGGGCACCCGGGTGCTGCTCGACGTCATGGACGACGCCGTCCCGTCGGCGCGGGTCGCCGTCGACCTCGGGTGCGGGAACGGCGTCATCGCGACTGCTCTGGCGCGCCGCCGCCCGGCCGTCAAGGTGGTCGCGACCGACGTCTCGGCGATCGCCGTGGCGTCGACGCGGGCGACGGCGG
The sequence above is drawn from the Curtobacterium sp. MR_MD2014 genome and encodes:
- a CDS encoding heat shock protein transcriptional repressor HspR gives rise to the protein MDENSPVLAIAVAAELAEMHPQTLRQYDRLGLVVPGRTRGGSRRYSMRDVAQLREIARLGSEGVSLEGIRRVLDLENENLVLRDRVRELERALADQLIARPGARVFAATTTGAAVPLRAGMRPQRNTAVVLYRPQR
- a CDS encoding GntR family transcriptional regulator, with product MFASPDAGRRPRLRDQARERLRTEIMSGALAPGTLLDDEQLALRLRCSRTPVREALSDLGHLGLVEFRPNRYTRVTVPRRDELIPTLQTLGLLFGGVVRTTIGDLGDRDRAALFRRIGLVLDCMAMPTWQWGSDAITPVYRTFLAACDNPLLVAALSGTLDGLTYRLRHDDIRSALPWEHIRNGLVALRVAVDCRDGRLAERATWTVHLLPDPDRGRS
- a CDS encoding class I SAM-dependent methyltransferase, with product MPFDFADHFRRSPVRDEPDLVAIDGTDRFMLDEAPHVHGDALRQPGEVAVVDDRYGVLTLGAMTVHGASGVRVVQDSLVGVRALQANAGTFGRSGFVLTETLEQAFRDVRLVLLRLSKSNDRLDELARAVARWAAPDVVLLCGGVSKHMNLSQNDVLRRYFGEVTASRGRGKSRLLIAQDPLRATAVRADATNPWPRSVHVDELGMTLVAHGGVFAGTSLDQGTRVLLDVMDDAVPSARVAVDLGCGNGVIATALARRRPAVKVVATDVSAIAVASTRATAVANGVADRVTVVRSDAGDELDEGSAKLVLCNPPFHEGTTVSTDAAEAMFRNAATILQAGGELWCVWNSHLRYRPMLERLVGPTRQVVRTAKFTVTASRRAD
- a CDS encoding DnaJ C-terminal domain-containing protein; the protein is MASQDWFDKDFYKVLGVDKTASDAELKKTYRKLARQYHPDSNPGDAAAESRFKEISEAYSVLSDKEQRAEYDQVRAMGSGARFTAGGPGQGGGFEDVFGGMFGQQGGQRVRFGQGGTRGGAGGFEDILGGMFGGGQGFGQSSGGFRGFGGPTKGRDVTASTTLDFTTAIAGDTVKLSQGNGRPVNVRIPAGVADGQKIRLRGRGEPSPDGGEAGDLVVSVSVRKHPVFERDGQHLRVDVPVTFVEAALGATIQVPTLGGEPVKLKVAPGTPSGRVLRVKGRGVTTKSGTGDLLATVQVAVPSHLSDKQREAVEALRAVLPDEDPREDLLAKARS